The following coding sequences are from one Musa acuminata AAA Group cultivar baxijiao chromosome BXJ2-4, Cavendish_Baxijiao_AAA, whole genome shotgun sequence window:
- the LOC103979661 gene encoding uncharacterized protein LOC103979661, with protein sequence MSSHARLAETLGASRKRKDRESPPDLSRAHHASKAEPAKEPASARSPTAKEGNLLLAGYLAHEFLTKGTLLGKKLGPGRADPGKRPLEPGSAEPAGTYAEVSYLLMRGGAHIPGVVNPTQLARWLQM encoded by the coding sequence ATGTCGAGCCACGCCCGTCTCGCGGAGACACTTGGCGCGTCAAGGAAGCGGAAGGACCGGGAAAGCCCGCCCGACCTATCCCGTGCCCATCACGCGAGCAAGGCcgagccggctaaggaaccggccTCGGCACGCTCGCCGACGGCTAAGGAGGGCAACCTGCTCCTGGCCGGCTACTTGGCGCACGAGTTCCTCACCAAGGGAACCCTCTTAGGGAAGAAGTTGGGACCGGGCCGGGCCGACCCGGGGAAAAGGCCTCTTGAGCCAGGCTCGGCTGAGCCGGCGGGGACCTACGCAGAGGTCTCGTATTTGCTGATGCGGGGCGGGGCCCATATACCAGGCGTGGTCAACCCCACT